The region AGGAGGACGGAAGGCCGAGTCGTTTTATGTTCGGAATTTGCTGCGGGCGTATGCGCTTTGTTTGACGTGGAGCCCGATGGAAGTGATGATCAGCACGACGATTGATTTCACCGGTGTGCACTATTATGAAGTGGCGCTGTTTTTGCTGCTTCTGGCTTTTACGATGGCGATGATCGACTGGGGAACGGCCGCTGTTTCGTATCGATCCATCCCATTGGACAACGGCGAGGAAGCGGGGCGGGAATCAGCGGTTTCGATCGGGAAAAAGGCCGCCCAGCTGCTAGTGGTGCTCGTCGTGTTTACGGTGCTCGTGTCGCTCGTTCAGCGTTGGCTTGGCAAAGGATTTTTGTTTTCGATCGTCTTATTGCTTGTCCCGTTTTGTTTCGGATGGGCGCTGCTTGTGCGCCGGGTGAAGCGGTATGCGGTGATGGCGCTCTGCCATTGGAAAGAGCGGACAGAGGGATTGGGAAACTACTTTTTCATGTTTTTAGGAGCCGGGTTGTTTGTCGAGATGCTGGCCCGGTCTCCGCTGCTCGCTGGGCTTGGAGGCTGGTTTCGCGTCGGGGCGGAACATTCCGTCTGGCTGTATGGAATGATTGCCGTTTATTTTTTCGCGACGTCGTTTGTTGGGTTTCATCCGTTGGTCAGCTTGACGCTGCTCATGCCGCTGCTTGAGCCGGTGCGGCTGCTTGTTCCGGCGGTGCCGTTGTCGATTGTGCTCATTTGTTGCAGTTTGGCGACAGTCATGTACAGCCCGTACAATATTTCTGTTTCTTTGCTGGCGGAGGAGCTGGGGGACAATCCGTATCGGATCGGCAAGCGGAATGTCCCGTTTGCGCTCGGTTATATGGCCGTGGGAATCGGCATTGCGCTGTTGGCGGAGCGGCTGTTTTTCGGCTGATATCTATGGCGTTGTGGGGTCGTTTCCTTCTTTATTTTCAAAGAAAGAAGATTTTTAGGTTGACAGCGTTTTCAGCAGAACGATATAATGAGATTGAATCGATTGAATTGTTTGTCATTTCTTTTTTAGATCGATCTAATAAATAGGCGTGCCTAGTTGGTGCGCTCGGGATCGTCTGCTTAAAAATGGAAACAAAGAAGATTTGTTTTGGAGGTTTTTAGATCGATCTAATCTTCATTCTTTTGTTTTAGATCGATCTACTAAAATTCCATTCTTTTAGATCGATCTACAAAGAGCGGCAAAGGGGGATCGACTCGGATGAAGCAGCGAAGTGCGCTCGATATGTACGCCGATGGAGGGGCGTGGTGGGAGACGTCGATCAGCGACGTCCGCAAAAATGAAATTCTCATTCGCGGATATCCGATTGAGGAATTAATCGGCAATGTGTCGTACACACAAATGTTGTACCTCTTATTATGCGGGGAGATATTGAGCGAGAAAAAGGCGAAGTTATGGGAAAGCGTCCTTGTCGCCGGGGCGGATCACGGCCCGCGCGCCCCGTCGATTGCGGCGGCCCGCATGGCGGCGACATGCGGCATTTCGTTCAACTCGTGTGTGGCGACGGGCATCAACGTGCTTGGTGATGTGCACGGGGGAGCGGTGGAGAAGGCGATGGCGCTGTTTTACGAGACAAATGAGCAAATCGAAATCCGCGGCGGGGAAGGTGCGATGGCCGATGTGATCGGCGAGCGGTTTGAACAGTTTCGCCGTGAAGGGCGGAAGCTGCCGGGATTTGGCCATCAGCTTCATGATGACGACCCGCGCGTCAGACGGCTGTATGCATTGGCGGGCGAACTCGTGGAAGAAGGGGAGATCAGCGGGCGGTATTTAGCGATCGCCGAAGCGTATCGTTCCCATTTGGAGAAGACGAAAGGGAAGCGGATGACGATGAACATCGACGGGGTGGCGGCGGCGATCCAGTGCGAGCTCGGCGTGCCGGCGGCGGCGGCGAAAGGTGTGTTCGCTCTGTCGCGCGGGATGGGCATTGTCGCCCATGCGTTTGAAGAGTGGCAAAACGGCGTGCTGATCAAAGGACCGTGCCCGAACCGCGATGATTTAGTCCGCTATACCGGACCAGCCAAACGTCATTTGGAAAAGTAGGTGATCAAGATGAGAAAAGCACAGCTGTATATTAACGGGACATGGATCGAAGAACCGCGTGCGGCGGAGCCGGTGAAAAACCCGTATACCGGGGAAGTGATCGGCGAACAGCAGCTGGCGACGCCGGAAGATGTGGACAGGGCGCTCGCCTGTGCGTTTGAAGCAAAAAAAGAGATCGCGAGAATTCCGTCCTATGAGCGAGCGCGCATCTTAAAAAGGGCGTCGATGCTGCTGGAGGAGCGGAAAGAAACGTTTGCCCGCTGGATTTCGGAAGAGCTTGGAAAGCCGCTGAAAAACACGTTGGATGAAGTGTCCCGCTCCATTGAAACGCTTGAGCAGTCAGCTGAAGAAGCGAAGCGTCTGTTTGGGGAAACGATCCCGGGCGACGCCTCGGCGCGCGGGACGAAAGCGGTGGCAGTGACGTTTCGCGTGCCGGTCGGCGTCGTGGCGGCGATTACGCCGTTCAACGCTCCGCTCAATTTGATTTGCCATAAAGTCGGACCCGCGTTTGCGGCGGGCAACGCCGTTGTGTTGAAACCGGCGCCGCAGACGCCGCTCATTGCGGCAGAGCTGTTGAAGCTGCTGCTGGAGGCCGGTCTTCCGCCGCGCGCCATCAACATGGTGCTTGGCGGCGCCGAGGTCGGGCAGCAAATCGTCAAAGACGACCGCGTCAACGTCATTTCATTTACTGGCGGCGTCGTGGCGAGCCGCAACATTTGCGCGTTGGCCGGCATGAAAAAAGTGCTGCTGGAGCTTGGCGGCAATGCGGCGACGATCGTCCATGAAGACGCCGATTTGAAACGGGCGGCCGCCCTGTGCGCGAAAACCGGCTACAGCAACTCCGGGCAAAGCTGCATTTCCGTTCAGCGCATTTACGTGCATGAGTCGGTCGTTGGACCGTTCACCGAGTTGCTCAAACAGGAAGTGGAAGCGTTGAAAGTCGGCGACCCGCTCTTGCCCGATACGGATGTCGGCTGCATGGTCGATGAGCGGGCGGCGGATCGGGTGATGAGTTGGATTGATGAAGCCATCGCATCCGGCGCGACGCTGGTGTGCGGCGGAAAACGGCGCGGGGCGACGGTGGAGCCGACGGTGCTCTTCAACCCGCCGAAGCGAAGCAAAGTCGTTTGTGAAGAAGTGTTCGGCCCGGTCGTCAGCGTCATCCCGTACCGGACGATTGACGAAGCGATCGCCGAGACGAACGATTCCGCCTTTGGCCTGCAAGCCGGGCTGTTTACGAACCGGATGGACATCGTCTATCAAGTGGCGGAGGCGCTTGAGGTCGGTGGAGTTGTCATTAACGGCACCTCGAATTTCCGGTTGGATCATTGGCCGTACGGCGGTGTGAAAAACAGCGGCATCGGCCGTGAAGGTCCGCGGTATGCGATTGAGGAAATGACGGAAATGAAGATGATTGTATGGCAGTTTCCACAGTGATGATAGGTGGTGGCAACATGTTAGCGCTTTATGTGGCAAAGCCAAATGAATTAGAACTGCGGCGCCTCGAGACCGTCCGTTCTCCTCAAGGGGATGAGGTGAAGATCAAGCTCATCTATGGCGGAATTTGTGGGTCGGATCTTGGGGTGTTGAAAGGAAAACTTCCGCACGCGAACTATCCCGTTCGCGCTGGGCATGAGCTCGTCGGCGTCATCATTGAGAAGGGCGAACAAGCCGCCTACGACATCGGGACGCGGGTCGTTGTGCTGCCGAACACGTATTGCGGCGCGTGCGACTTGTGCCAAAAAGGGTTGACGAACATCTGCCGCCATAAACAATCGCTTGGCATCAACACGGACGGCGGGTTTTCGCAGGAATTCGTCATCTCATCCAAGTACGTGCTTCCTGTTCCGGATGATCTCTCGGATGAAAAGGCGGTGCTCGTCGAACCGTTCGCCGTTGTCGTGCATGCCTTGAGCAAAGCGCGGATCGAACCCACCATGCGCGTAGCGGTGATCGGATGTGGCAATGAAGGGATGATGGCGGCCGTCCTCGCCCGCCATTTCGGAGCGGATGTGACGGCGGTCGATGTGAATCCGTTGAAGCTTGAGACGGTGAAAGCGATGGCCGACATCCGTACGCTTGCGCCCGCTGCACTTTCGGGGGAAACGTTCGATGTCGTGATCGAGGCGGCGGGAACGCGTGAGGCAGTGGAGCAGGCGGTCGAGCTTGTCGCCCCAGGTGGTCACCTTGTGTTGATCGGTTTCGCGAATGAAGCGACGTTTCCGGTCGTGCGCCTCGTTCGCAATGAAGTGACTGTGCATGGCTCGATCATCTATCGCTTCCCGGATGACTATTTGCAAGCGATTCATTATTTGCGGACGATGCCGCATCCGATCGAACGGGTCATTTCCCGCATTTTTCCGGTCCGCGACTATCAGCGGGCGTATGAGTTGGCGTCATCCGGCAATGCGGGCAAAGTCGTGTTACGTTTCAAGGAGGAGGAAGAGCGATGAAAAAACCAGTAGCCGAACAGTTGGTCCGGTATTTGGAAGACCGCGGTGTTACGCATATTTTTGGGCTTTGCGGCCATACGAACATCGCAGTGTTGGCGGCTTTGGAGCATAGTTCAATCAAGTTCGTCAACGTCCGCCACGAACAAATTGCCGCTCATATGGCCGACGGCTATGCGCGGGCGAAAAAGGAAACGGCTGTCGTCCTCTGCCACGTTGGCCCAGGGCTGACGAATGCGGCGACCGGGGTGGCGAACGCAGCGCTTGATTCCATTCCGATGGTCGTCATCGCCGGAGATGTGCCGAGCCATTATTACGGGAAGCATCCGCACCAGGAGATCAACTTGCACGCCGATGCGTCGCAATATGAAATTTACCGCCCGTTTGTGAAGCGGGCATGGCGGGTCGACCGGCCGGATTTGTTCCCGGAAATTTTGGAAAAAGCGTTCCAGTTGGCGGAGAACGGCCGCCCGGGGCCGGTGCTTGTCTCTGTGCCGATGGACATTTTCTCCAAAGAAGTGGATGTAGCGCTGTTTGAAAAGCAAAAGCGGCATACGAAAACGTTGCACAAACCGTCGATTGACGATGAAACGGCGAAACGGATCATTGAGAAGCTGATGCAGGCGGAACGCCCGCTTGTGTACGTCGGCGGCGGCATTATGCTGGCGGATGCGGCGGAAGAATTGAAAACGTTTGTCGAACATTTCGATCTCCCCGTTGCGCACACGCTGATGGGCAAAGGGGCGCTGCCGGATGACCATCCGCTGACGCTGGGCATGAGCGGGTTTTGGGGGACGAAATTCGTCAATGACATGTGCCGCAACGCGGATGTTATTTTGGCATTGGGAACGAGATTTTCCGAAGCTGATTGCAGCTCATGGGAGCCGGAGTATACGTTCAACATTCCGGAAACGAAGCTCATTCATATTGACATCGACCCGAACGAAATCGGGCGCAACTATCCAACGGAACTCGGCATCGTCGCCGATGTCAAGCAAGCGCTTACCGTGTTGAACCGCGTGGCGAAACAAACCGTGCCGCAAGGGCGGACGGACGAGGCGCTGAAAGAACGCATCGCTAACTATAAAGAGGAATTCCGGCGGCAAAATGCGCCGCACATTCAAGACGACAGCTATCCGATGCGTCCAGAACGCATTTTGCATGAGGTGCGGGAAGTACTGCCGAAAGATGCCATCATCACGACCGATGTCGGCTGGAACAAAAACGGGGTCGGCCAACAGTTTCCCGCGTATGGCGCAGGGACGATTTTAACGCCAGGCGGTTATGCGACGATGGGCTTTGGCGCTCCGGCCGCACTTGGAGCGAAAATCGCCTGCCCGGATCGCGTCGTCGTGTCGCTCGTTGGAGATGGTGGATTTGGCCAAAATCCGGCGGTGTTGGCGACAGCGGCTGAGGAAAATATCGCCGTTGTTTGGGTCATTATGAACAACTACGCTTTTGGCACGATCGCCGGGCTCGAGAAAGCGCATTTTGGCACGACGCACGGGACGGTTTTCCAAAAGGACGGTAAGCCGTATTCGCCGGATTATGCAGCCATTGCCCAGGCATACGGCGTTGAAGGGGTGAAAATTCGCTCGGCGGAAGAGTTTAAACCGGCGCTCGAACGGGCCATTCAGGCGAACAAACCGTTTGTCATCGATGTAGAAATGATCAACGTCCCGACGCCGACGTCCGGCCACTGGAATATTATGGACATCTATTCCCCAGGCAAACGTGTTCACCATGTGGCCGTAGAGCGGTAAGGAGAAACCTTCAAGATCGGGGGGAAGGATATGGCGAGAACCTTTTCATTGGCCCATTTGACGGTGCTCGGCTGCCCGCCGCCGGAGATGGCGCATATCGCTGCCCGGGCAGGGTATGATTACGTCAGTTTCCGGATCATCTACATGGGGCTTCCGGGCGAGCCGAACTATGCGTTGGCGGAAAATCCGCAGCTGTTGCGTGAGACGAAAGCGGCGTTGCGGGACACCGGCGTCAAGCTGCTCGACATCGAACTGGCCCGCATTGATGCTGATATTGACCCGAAACGATACGAATCGGCCTTGGAAGTGGCGGCTGAACTGGGCGGCCGCCACGTCTTAAGCAGCATTTGGACGACCGACCGCAGTGTTTACATCGAGCGATTTGCCGAGCTGTGTGAACTGGCGAAGCCATATGGGCTGACCGTTGATCTGGAATACGTGCCGATTGCGGCAGTGACGAATTTGGCCGGAGTCATCGATGTGTTAAAGACGGTAAAGAAAGACAATGCTGGCGTTATGATTGATTTGCACCATTTCCACCGCGCCGGTGATTCGCCGGAAGCGTTGGAGGCCGTGCCGCGGGAGTGGTTCCATTTTCTCCATCTTTGCGACGCGCCGGGCGAAATTCCGGCGTCAAAAGAAGAGATGACGAGAATTCTCCGCGAAGAGCGGCTGTATGTCGGCGAAGGCGGGATCGACATTGCCGGCATTGTCCGCCGCATTCCAGAAGTTCCTTGCTCGATTGAGCTGCCGAACATCAAGCGTGTCAAGGAGCTCGGCTACGAAGAACATGCGCGCCGCTGCCTGCAGTCGGCGAAAGACTATTTTGCCCGCCATATTGCAACGCAAAGCGATCGATCGGCGTGACCGGTCAACAGAGAAATATGGCAGCGCTTCCGATACGGGAGGCTGCCTTATGGACATTCTTAATTATCAGAAAATTTTATATATTAATTCCGTTGTTAGAAATAAATGGTTTGTTCATTTGGTTGTTTCCCGCATGACCGGCCGCGGTCGAGAGAGAACAGAATGGCCTGCGGCAAAACGGGAATGCGGGTTCAACATACAACACGATGCCAGCCGGTTGATCCGTTCGGCTGCATCAACCATTGCACTATAGAGGAAAGAAGGGGGAAAACGGAATGAAAAAGATGTTGGTGTTGTTGTTGGCCTGCCTGTTCGTAATTGCGGGGTGCTC is a window of Geobacillus kaustophilus DNA encoding:
- a CDS encoding citryl-CoA lyase, whose product is MKQRSALDMYADGGAWWETSISDVRKNEILIRGYPIEELIGNVSYTQMLYLLLCGEILSEKKAKLWESVLVAGADHGPRAPSIAAARMAATCGISFNSCVATGINVLGDVHGGAVEKAMALFYETNEQIEIRGGEGAMADVIGERFEQFRREGRKLPGFGHQLHDDDPRVRRLYALAGELVEEGEISGRYLAIAEAYRSHLEKTKGKRMTMNIDGVAAAIQCELGVPAAAAKGVFALSRGMGIVAHAFEEWQNGVLIKGPCPNRDDLVRYTGPAKRHLEK
- a CDS encoding aldehyde dehydrogenase family protein, with amino-acid sequence MRKAQLYINGTWIEEPRAAEPVKNPYTGEVIGEQQLATPEDVDRALACAFEAKKEIARIPSYERARILKRASMLLEERKETFARWISEELGKPLKNTLDEVSRSIETLEQSAEEAKRLFGETIPGDASARGTKAVAVTFRVPVGVVAAITPFNAPLNLICHKVGPAFAAGNAVVLKPAPQTPLIAAELLKLLLEAGLPPRAINMVLGGAEVGQQIVKDDRVNVISFTGGVVASRNICALAGMKKVLLELGGNAATIVHEDADLKRAAALCAKTGYSNSGQSCISVQRIYVHESVVGPFTELLKQEVEALKVGDPLLPDTDVGCMVDERAADRVMSWIDEAIASGATLVCGGKRRGATVEPTVLFNPPKRSKVVCEEVFGPVVSVIPYRTIDEAIAETNDSAFGLQAGLFTNRMDIVYQVAEALEVGGVVINGTSNFRLDHWPYGGVKNSGIGREGPRYAIEEMTEMKMIVWQFPQ
- a CDS encoding zinc-dependent alcohol dehydrogenase, producing MLALYVAKPNELELRRLETVRSPQGDEVKIKLIYGGICGSDLGVLKGKLPHANYPVRAGHELVGVIIEKGEQAAYDIGTRVVVLPNTYCGACDLCQKGLTNICRHKQSLGINTDGGFSQEFVISSKYVLPVPDDLSDEKAVLVEPFAVVVHALSKARIEPTMRVAVIGCGNEGMMAAVLARHFGADVTAVDVNPLKLETVKAMADIRTLAPAALSGETFDVVIEAAGTREAVEQAVELVAPGGHLVLIGFANEATFPVVRLVRNEVTVHGSIIYRFPDDYLQAIHYLRTMPHPIERVISRIFPVRDYQRAYELASSGNAGKVVLRFKEEEER
- a CDS encoding thiamine pyrophosphate-binding protein, which translates into the protein MKKPVAEQLVRYLEDRGVTHIFGLCGHTNIAVLAALEHSSIKFVNVRHEQIAAHMADGYARAKKETAVVLCHVGPGLTNAATGVANAALDSIPMVVIAGDVPSHYYGKHPHQEINLHADASQYEIYRPFVKRAWRVDRPDLFPEILEKAFQLAENGRPGPVLVSVPMDIFSKEVDVALFEKQKRHTKTLHKPSIDDETAKRIIEKLMQAERPLVYVGGGIMLADAAEELKTFVEHFDLPVAHTLMGKGALPDDHPLTLGMSGFWGTKFVNDMCRNADVILALGTRFSEADCSSWEPEYTFNIPETKLIHIDIDPNEIGRNYPTELGIVADVKQALTVLNRVAKQTVPQGRTDEALKERIANYKEEFRRQNAPHIQDDSYPMRPERILHEVREVLPKDAIITTDVGWNKNGVGQQFPAYGAGTILTPGGYATMGFGAPAALGAKIACPDRVVVSLVGDGGFGQNPAVLATAAEENIAVVWVIMNNYAFGTIAGLEKAHFGTTHGTVFQKDGKPYSPDYAAIAQAYGVEGVKIRSAEEFKPALERAIQANKPFVIDVEMINVPTPTSGHWNIMDIYSPGKRVHHVAVER
- a CDS encoding sugar phosphate isomerase/epimerase family protein, whose translation is MARTFSLAHLTVLGCPPPEMAHIAARAGYDYVSFRIIYMGLPGEPNYALAENPQLLRETKAALRDTGVKLLDIELARIDADIDPKRYESALEVAAELGGRHVLSSIWTTDRSVYIERFAELCELAKPYGLTVDLEYVPIAAVTNLAGVIDVLKTVKKDNAGVMIDLHHFHRAGDSPEALEAVPREWFHFLHLCDAPGEIPASKEEMTRILREERLYVGEGGIDIAGIVRRIPEVPCSIELPNIKRVKELGYEEHARRCLQSAKDYFARHIATQSDRSA